The DNA region AACAAATGGCCAATCAAGCCTTAAATCCGATTAACCATTTAGGTTGTGTTTGtgtaaacagcttaattaaggaCTTATGATGATAAACACTTATAATGTCAATATTGTCTACACTAAAAGCAGTCGGCAAGGCAAGCGGCCAACCCTGAAACAAACGAGATTATACCACACTAAGTGTATATTTGAATATTGGTTGAGTTAATGCGAAAACATATTTATCTCGAAGAGTTTCATAAGAAGAGTGTGCTTTAGAGTACACAATGTAAGTGACCTGAAGACGGATAATTAACATAAGaagagttttatttattttttgtctcAACAGGAGTGTTAGCACAAGTTCACATTGGCCCCGACGGTTATCAAAACTTGTCCTTAAGTCTTGATTAACATCTTTGACTGCTATggggtcttttttttttcttttctaacccaCATTTGGCTAGAGATTGAGCTTTTGCACCACAATAATACTGAAAATGACCTTGGCTTTAGCTTCAGCAATTCAACCTCTGTTACAATTAGTTTGACCATGAAGCTCCGCCGAAAGGTAGCAATATCCTAGTTCTTATAAGGTGGGATTTGAGATGACCAGTTATTCTAAAGAGTCTAAAATACTGCAaatattcaataatattttttaagattTTAACTCAGGTGTGTGTATGGAAACTCAATTAGTTTCATTTGGATGAGAAGTGATTCTGAGACAAGCTGTTAGAAGTAGCTTTTATGGGGATTGAAGTAATTTTGTGAGATTTGAAAGCGAATTCAAACACATTTTATGAGACAAGTGACCAAGAAATGCAATATTATCCAAGAACATTGAAATATAAAATGGTGCAGTATTGAACCTATAAACcaggaaaattgaaaactatTTAATCAAATACAATAAAGAACTTATACATATTATTCTAAAAATTTACAGTCATCTGAAATCATTAGGCAGTAGTTGGAGTGCTAAACCTCTGGACTTTACCTTTTGACAGTGGACCAACTTTATAGAGGTAGATGCTCATTCTCTCTCACTCTTACTTTCATCTCACCTTTCTACACTGAGTTCATATATTTTAGTCTTTTTTTCCACTAAGTTCACAGTATAAATAGGGAGGAAACCAAATCTAAAATGCAGCAGAACAGAAGCTGTTCATTCCACTCTCATACTCTAAACTAAATCACAGAATCCTATCCATCCTAAGGTTaaaatgaaaggatcacacatTGCTTTGTTCACTTTGTTTGTGCTGCTTATGGCTGAAGTTGAAATGTCAATGGCAACAGTAACATGCAGCCCAGTACAACTGAGCTCATGTGTGAGTGCAATCACCTCGTCAACTCCTCCAACTAACCTATGCTGCtccaagatcaaggaacagaaACCCTGCCTCTGCCAATACCTCAAGAATCCTTATCTCAGGAAGTTTGTCAGCTCTCCCAATGCCAGGAAAGTTGCTAACACTTGTGGCACTCCCTTCCCAAGGTGTTAAGTGTTAAAATTGGAAAAAGGTTCTCCTATTCTGCATTATATTATATGCATCTTGGTGCAAGTGTTCTGGCCAGAGACTACAAAAAATTATATGGTATTTGGTGTGGTTTGATTTCTATAAGTTCTAATATTTGTACAAGTACTAGTCCTAATTAATGTGATGTTTGGTCTCATGTCATTCCATTTCAGTTCTTTGGTGTGCTGTGCTGTCATCTTACATTAGTTGTTGCAAAAGGCTGTATTTATAATTCAATGCAGTATCAGATCATGGTTACTTCCTAACTCTCTGTTTGTTACTGTTAGACTTCATTGTTAAAAAGAAGTTCAGGCTCGCAATTTATACTTTTGACAAAAGCATGacataaataaatgaataaaatataacAAGCCATGAAGGACACAGGGACAAAACAGATATTAAAAATGGAATTGTGCACCATTCAGGTTGCCTTATGAGTAGGCAGCCATGTTTGTGGAAATAACATTGAGAGCTATTAGATCATTTTCCAgttcttcaattgaatttttttaacatgTTAAAAGAAACAACCAAGAGAAAACCTGATGTCGTTAAAGAGCCGTTTAACTTACCCCAAGGGTTCTTACATACTTCATAGTAGTTTTTCAATAAAATACAATCTATCTTCATTGTTCATTGCTGATTTGCTGGTACCTATCAATATCATAAAAAACAATTTTGATCCTCTAGACTTAAGAGGAGATAAATCTGCTAGCAAAATTTGAAATTGCGACATCGGGATTGTGTTCAGAGACTCTaagtccccccccccccccccccaagatAATGTTCACTGCTAGTTTTTACACGCTTCTTAACAACTGATGGCAAAAGAAGGATGTACCATcaaaagaaaattgaagatcaaattcAAGCCTAAGGCAACTCAGATGATATATACAAAAGAAACTTGTTTCTCAACTCTTTCCTTCCTGCAAAAATATTAGAAGTAACATTCAGGATTAAATAAAATAGAACCAAGTTATAATTTCTATAATTCGAGTACATAGAATCAAGAAATAATTTCTATCATAAGTTACAACATCAGGAATGCACCCATTGTCTTCCATTTTTTGCTGCAATTTCAATGCTCCTTGAATCAAGCcctctttacaaagccctttgATCATGGCATTATATGTATGAGGAACTAGATTGTAGCCTtgttagctcaaaatttcaccAAGAGAAAGTTAGTCGACACCACCTTGTCCAAAGAAGGTTTATCGACACTAGTCGAAATTTGACAAAAGAGGCAGCCATGAAAAACGCTAAGTTAAATGGCAGTGAGTTATAACTGTGAATTTCGACCACAAAAGGGAATGACAGCTAAACGCACAAAGCGGTTACAGAAAGAGTGGGCAGTTGAGAACGGTTAAGAGCGCATGCCTTCCCCCACGATGCAAATGGGCAATAAGAAACGCATGCCTTACCCCACGATGCAAGAAGCTTCCAGAACAAGCAGGGGATCATGGAGCGTAGCACCAATTTTCAAGCCCACTAACTCACTCAGCAGAGGAAAAAAAATTGCCAAGAATGTGTGAAGGAAAAACTGCCAAGGACATGTGAAGCAATggagcactataaataggagaaaatcATTGAGCAAAAGGGTACCCAACTTGACTctaaaaactcactaaaaagaTCACATGTTCGCATCAAAGAGACTTTAAGAGTCTAACGTGATGATGAacgagtatgttgcagaaccaaagATTTATGATTCATGCCTTGGCGCTTTGCTTTGTGTTTAAGTTTAGTTTGAATTCCTGTCGAGTTCTTTGCTTAATGTAACCTTTACTTTTCAAATTTCCCATTTTGTATTCTGTACTTTGCTTAAGTCTAATGCAATTCGAGTTTTAGTTCTTTTGAATCGTTGATTTACTTTGTAACTTTGCTTCAGTCGAAAAACACACCATttgcacacaacactttggcaaaacgttttTTCAAAAGAACCCTTAACtttaaactttttccagtcgaattggagaatgtttgtttaccaaatatcacTGTAAACAAGCCTTCAATTAGAAGATCTGGAAAAACTTCATGGGCATTCTTAAGTCTTCCACCTTTGCGCAGTCCATCAATAAGTATGGCGTACATATACATATCTGATTGAACTCTCTCGTCTTTAATTTTCTTGAATAATGAAATTGCCTCGTCAACATGATGGATTTTTCATAAAGCATCTAATATGGAAACATAAAAGTGATTACCTCAGCTGGTTGACCTCCATCATGCGTCTCACCAAACAAGCTTCCAAATAGAAAAGACTTTCCCAACTTTACACAAACCATCAAAGAGAATTGTAAGTAACTCTATCAGGAATAGTACTTTGGCAATGCATTaattttcccaaaatgatcTTCATCCACCATTTTGATCTTACCAAATCATGATTTATAGCTCCTAACATTTGGAGTCGCTCCCATTTGGGCTATTGCGTTGAATACATCTTTTTCCTTGTTCACTTCATTTTCTAGGAAATGTACATCCATTAAAAAATTGTAAGTATCAATATTTAGTTTGAGTTTGCCAGCTCCTATTATCATAAAGCTAACACATTTTTAGCATGTTTCACCAATCTTTCTTTAAATAGAGCATCGACTAATAtattaagggcccgtttggtggacCGGATAAACAGACAAGATAGGATAGCAGTAATTCTATCCTGTTGTAGtaatatgttgtttgttgcgccatcATGATAGAATAACATTATCCTGTCCCTTACCATATCTTGTCTATCTTGTGTAAAAGTCAATGTtatgaaaaccggaccggtcatGAAACCGGTCGAGGCACTGGTTCAAGGTTCATTTGTCCAACCGGTGTTGAACTGGTAGTAATTAAATAGtactatttttaatatttttataacaaataaactatatataaaaaaatatccaTAAATTCATATTATGTAATAAACATTATAAAATATTCTGAACGTCATTTATATACCttctaaaatataaaatgatTTTCAGAAAAAACTTCACATTAGGACataggtttttttttctcaaaaaaactACTGTTTTTTTATATGAAGCAAATTCTTTTTATGGGCTACATATAATAGGCCCAGTTTCACAACTCTTTAgtagtagtttttttttgttgttgtcaaaagctgtaatttttttcttttacatatGGAAGGATGTAGTTTTTAAGTCCATTTTCATAACCCTAATGTCTTTCTCTTATTTTCACATGGAGATGTGCAGCCACATTATATTCCCATCCCCCATTCAGAAGTATCCCTCCTCCGCCGCAGAGACCACCGTCGTCGTCGGAAACGGCCATCGCAGGGAGGGAGTTTGCCGGCGCAGGGAGGGAGAAGGGTTTTGGTTGCAGGCACAGGCAGTCACGTCGTTTCTTTCCTCTGTTTCTCAGTATCCCTCTTCCGCCGTAGagaccaccaccatcgtcggaAACGGCCATCGCAGGGAGGGAGCTTGGCGGCGCAGGGAAGGAGAAGGGTTTTGGTTGCAGGCAGTCACGTGTTTCTTTCATCTGTTTCACGTTCAAGTTCAAGTTGAAACTGCCTttctattttcttattttattttatttttttcaaaaaaaacatCATCTAAACGATGTCATTTTGGGCCTTAAACGATTAAGTTGTGCCAAATTTCCCCAAAACGACGTCGTCTTGGATTAAATTATCATACCGAAAAAACCGGCCAACCCGCGGTTTTACCTGTTGGGCTGGTTCAAGTCCGATTTTACCGATTCGATTACGGTTCGCTATGCAACCGGTTTTAGAAGAGTTCCAGACCGGGGaggggtccggttcccggtcgaaccggccgatccggttttcagaacattggtaGAAGTTATCTTGAGGGGGGTGTTAGGATAGAAATTATCCTTACAGGATAGGATATCAgtttatgaatattatgaattttttatttcaaaagaaaatttgatGCATTTTTCATTGCGTACTATCATATTCTATCAATATCTCGTCCACCTCAAacgcaggatatgataagagtatcTTGCTCTTATCATACCATGTCCTTATccaatcatttatcatatcctgctcttatcttattctgaccaccaaacgagccctaaagaTAGAACCACTAAGGTTGACGCTTTCCAATACCACTCTATTGAGTATTGAACAAATCAATTTCTTATTTCAACTGACCCAAAATGTAAAAGCCATAGATTAGAGCATTGTAAGTGCGAAGATTAGGAGATATTCAGTGTCAATCATTTTAGAGTATAAACTATATGCATCACCTACAAGTGTATCTTTGCACAAGCTATCAACGATGGTGTTGTACATTATCATACACGACTTCACCAATTGCCCTCCCTCAATCTTTCTCAACAGATGCAGGGCAGCATTGGTTTCACCAAtggtcctttttataaaaatcaagcCACAATTTCAGGTTCCTTAAGAAATGTAGCCAAAGTAGTTGGTCGGGTTAATTTATCCCAAATTTGtataaatttttcaaaattaccCTAAAGtacttttcttaatttctatTCATTATTAATGAGTTTAATATAATTTGCATAGTGGAAAGAGAGAATAAACTCAATT from Lotus japonicus ecotype B-129 chromosome 2, LjGifu_v1.2 includes:
- the LOC130738841 gene encoding non-specific lipid-transfer protein 2-like, with translation MKGSHIALFTLFVLLMAEVEMSMATVTCSPVQLSSCVSAITSSTPPTNLCCSKIKEQKPCLCQYLKNPYLRKFVSSPNARKVANTCGTPFPRC